aaaggatatTATTGGAACAATTAAGGaaattcaaatatgaaaaagTCAGTATTAGCTAATGTTAAATGTCTCAGGTGTGATAAGAGTATTTTGGCTATATAAAATAATgttctgggccacctgggtggctcagtcagttaagcagccaattcttgattttgatttcctctcaggtcacgatctcacagttggtgagtttgagtcccaagtGGGACTCCttactgacagtgcaaagcctacttgggattccctctgtcctctctgcttcttcccctgctggctctctctcaaaaaaaccacaaaacacaacactaacacaacacaacacaacaaaaaaaccttgaaaaaaaaaaaagaatgttctctgGGGTAAAAATCTCATCTGCAGTTGACTTTCCAATGAGTCAACAAAGACAGATGCATACATATTTGCAAGTGCATACAGATAACTGTTGGAAAATGCTAAAAATTGGCAAATTTAAGTAGAGTGCATTTATAAAGGTTCATTGTACAGATTCTTTActgaatttgaaattcaaaatatgtAGTTGGCAGAGGGGTGAGGTGGGATGCGCTGTGGCAGGGAGAAAGGAGGTGCAACGCTGGACCCAAACCCTCCCTCTTCCAAAGAAGCTTACACAGATTAAACAGGGCAGAGAgatgttttttccccccctgttGAACACACCTCCACACAGGCAGCTTTTCACTTTAATTAAACACCCCCAGTCATCCAACAGAAGTTCTGAatgttaaatgggaaaaataatgctCGGTcttcactttattaaaaatataatcctcGGCgactggctggctgagtcagtagagcgtgcgagtcttgatctcaaggtcatgagttcaagccctgcgtagaacttactttaaaacaagaatttattttttatttatttcaagcaaatttttttttaatgttaatttatttttgagagggagagagagagggagagacagagagagagagagagagagagaacaggggaggggccaagagaggtagacacggaatctgaagcaggctccaggctctgagatgtccgcacagagcccacggggcttgaactcacaaactgtgagtcagatgcttaaccgactgagccactcaagtgtcccccccaaaatttttttaaataacagtggattttttttttaagtttacttatttattttgagagagaaagcacaagtgatggagacagagagagggagagagaattccaagcaggctccacactgtcagtacaaagcccgatgtggggctcaaactcataaaggTGACATCGTGaactgggctgaagtcagatgcttaaccaactgagctacctaggtgcctctgactttttttttttttttttttttttaagtaatctctacacccaattgGGATTCgtactcacaacctgagatctagagtcgcatgttctactgactgagccagccaggcacggAGGCTGGCTTCTCGTTGCCTTTGCTCAAGTAACCTCCGTGGGTCCTATTTCCTGTCTTGTTTCCCCACTCACAGACCCCGCCCGTTCCTACATTTAATCACACACATCTCAGTGAGAAGTCTAGGGCTTTATTACAAATTGAGCTGTTAAGGACCCCCGGCTCCCATCTTCCTTCTCCACTCTCTTCCTCTCGATGCATTCCTACAGGGCAGCTCCCTAGGCCATTAAGGAAAAGgaatctgagaagagtgaaaaggGGCAATGCCTTCTCCAAAGTCCTCCGAAATAACCAGAGTCCTCCTGGCTCCAGCTGAGAATCTTCCAGTGGGAGGCGTGGGGATTTAGCTCTTATCTTCAAGGTCCTCCATGTCTACATCTTGGGGggcttttgtcttcttttgccGTTTGGGCTGCAGTTCACTAGTCCTGGCTTGCCTCGTGGGGGCTTCCACTGagcaaaaggaaagaggaagcatGAAAGACCCCCAGTGAATCCAGGCTGCCCCCTCACCTCACCTCTTTGCCCCAGCCTCACCTTCCAtggctgctttctctttctgggcCAGCCGGATCTGCTGGAGGAGTTTTCTGCGCTTCTTCCCAGAGAGAGTAATGTTGGCACGTGCACTGGACCTGAAGGGTTGGTAAGAGCAAAGATGTCCAGGTTAACCGGAACCACCGCAGGCTGGTTCTGGCTATTGAAAAcgcctttggggcgcctgggtggctcagtagggtaagcatctgacttcggctcaggtcatgatctcacagtttgtgagttcaagccccacgttgggatctgtgctgacagctcagagcctggagcctgcttccgattctgtgtctccctctctctctgcccctcccccgctctctctctctgtaaaataaataaaacatgaaaaactaaaaaaaagaaaagaaaatgtctttggaCTCAAGTAGAAAGACCTTGAAAATCTAGGCTCTGAGTTAAATCTTTCCAACATTTAGCCATTAACATGCTTAACACTACTCCCGTACATATATATAGAGTACTTAACATTAAGTGTTAAAACTTGGTATATAGCAAGAATTTGTAAGGGAaaactatttttccttctatcttcaatactttttaatttaatttaattttaagtagtctccacgtgcaatgtggggcttgaactcatgaactgcaaggaTCAAGAATGGCACGccctaccaagtgagccagcgaggcgcccctattttcaatatttctgacacccagttggttgagtgtctgactcttggttttgactcaggtcaccatACCAGgatcgtgggatggagccccgtgtggagctctgcgctgagcatggagcctgtttgggattctctttccctctgcccctctcctccactcacactctctctctcagaaataaaaatatttaggggcagctgggtggctcagttggttaagcttccgacttgggctcaggtcatgatctcacagttcgtgggtttgagccccgcatagggctctgtgctgacagctcagagcctggagcctgcttcggattctgtgtgtgtctctctctctgccccttccctgctcatgctgtctctcaaaaataaatttaaaatgttaaaaaaaattttaataaaaaaatttaagtttacttatAAAAATTTATGTGAAGGTACAATGTTATCTGGGGAGGTGGGTGAGTCGACAGTTCTTAGATTCTTAGTCGGGTCCAAGACCCAAAGAGGTTGTGAGCTACCAGTGTTGTCCGCACGCTAGCAGGGTGTAGGCACAAACACAGCTGACAAACGTGCCTTGTATAAAGTCAGTGCACAAGAAAAGCGGAGGTGATACCTGCTGTGGAGATCGACACGGAGGAGAAAGGGAActcggggcgggagggggcggggcaaaGGGAAGAGAGTCTGGCACTCACGCCCGCTTCTTGAGGTGGTGCCGCGTGATCAGGCCTTCGTCTATTACAGCTCCCACCACCCGGTGCTTCAGTCGCCTCTCCCGGTTCAACACCCGCCGTCTCTTGAACAGCTTCTTCTTCAGCTCCTGAAGGGGAGGAAGATGCTAATCAGACGGAAGCCGCGCACCGCGACCCAGGACCCCGCACCCGGCGACTCCGGCCCATAGATCTCATCTCTGGCGAGATTAGAGGGCTCCAAGACGCGTGGGGAAACGAAGTCGGGGCTCCCACACAATCACCGTTCGGGGCCGGTTGATCTTTCCCCCGGGAGCCCCCATGGCTGCGCAACGACTGTGGTTCGCGGCCGGCGTTTTGGCTCTGCGCAGTGTCCGCGTAGGCCCCGCCCCTCGGCCTCCGCGAGCCAATCGCAGCCCAGGGGCGGGTACTGAGGGTATATAAAGCAACTCGGCGGCGTCCTGGATCTCTCCCGGGACGGCGAAAAAGTAGGTGCGTAGGTAGGTTTCGGAGCTACGAGGCCCGGCAGGGGTTCTGGGCGGGGCCTGCGCACCCTCCTTTTCTTGGCGGGGGCCGGGTGTACGGTCCCGGCCCCCGTAATGTacggaggcagagggaaagggctCTGGCCCCTCGGCGTCATGTCTTCGGTGCCCGCGGCTTCCGGTCCGCGGGTTCTATCCTCAACCGCCGGGACACCGGCTCCAAGGAGCCCAGCGGAACCGAGGTTCTGCAGGCTCCTCCTTGGGGTGCTCACGACTTCTCCTTTTATTTCAGGTTTGGGGAGCCGCCCCTGGAACCGGAGCTGTCGTGTCCCCCTCCTCTTTTAATTTACCGTTGCCAACAATAAAGGCCTTTCCTGCCGTAGTAAGTGTGTGTCCGCGTTTTTTCCATGGTTGTCATTAGGCTGTTCGCGTTATCCCACAAAGCGGAATTTGCAACCTTTCTCTTGGACCTCAGGCTCCTTCGGGAGTGCGGGCGACATTTCGCAGAAGGTTCTCTGGCCGACCTTGCCGGGATCTCCAGATGGCCGCGCTGCGAGCAACTCTCCACGTGGCGACCCTGGCGGCTGGGGCGCGCCGAGCTTTGTTGGGTAGGGAAGGTAGGCAGAGTGGGAGGGCAAGGCGGGTTCTTAGTGACCCTAATCCCTGAAATTGTGATTCTTTAAACCCCAGGGTATATTGCAccggtttttttgttttgttttggtttttggtttttttttttgcaacaatcTGATGAAACTTGGGCGCTGGGTGACACATGTGCCCCACTCGTGTCCACAGGCTCCCTGGCTGGTAACTGCCTGGCCCACCGTCGCCTCTGGGATAAGCTCCACAGCGGTCCCCGAGTCGGCAGCGTCCCCACGTTCGACTGGTTCTTTGGGTATGAGGAAGCCCAGGGGTTCCTACTGCCGCTGCTGCAGGAGGCACGGGCTGCCTATCCACTGCGGGTGTTGGACGTGGGCTGTGGGACCTCCAGCCTATGTACAGGTCTCTACACCAAGTGTCCAATTCCCGTGGATGTGCTGGGGGTGGACTTCTCTCCTGTGGCTGTGGCCCACATGAACAGCCTCCTGGAAGGTGGCCAAGACCAAATACCCCTGTACCCTGGGCACCCTGCCTCTCGACTACAGTTCATACAGGCTGatgcccagaacctggagcccgtgGCTCCCTCAGGCTCCTTCCAGCTAGTGCTGGATAAGGGCACCTGGGATGCTGTTGCCCGGGGTGGTCTGCCTGGGGCTTACCAGCTTCTGTCAGAATGCCTAAGGGTCCTAAGCCCCCGGGGGACCCTGATTCAGTTCTCCGATGAGGACCCTGATGTGCGGCTACCCTGCCTGGAGCAAGGGTCCCAAGGCTGGACTGTGACTGTGCAGGAGCTAGGCCCTTTCAGGGGCATCCCCTACTTTGCTTACTTGGTTCAAATCTCTCATTAAAGACTTTAGTTCTAACTCTAGTTTTTCTGTTGGGTGAGGAAAGAGgtgaagagaatttttttcttctttgtatgaTGGCTGGGAAGTGAGGATCTTAGGGCTGGCCTCCATATTTTCTAGCCACGTGCACATATTTTTGAATGTCTCCATGCCCCAGTTTACACCTCGGCAAGGTAGGAATAATAATAGGTGGAGTTGGGATTACATACAATGTCAGGTGAAACATTTAGCACTTAGCAATGCCAGGCACAAGATGAGTGCTAACTAGAGAAGGCTTCTAACCCCTCCTAACTGGAATACCTATGGGCACAGATAGAGTttctgggggttttttgtttAAAGAGAGGAGTTCTTAATCCAAATCCCAGCACTGACTGACTGATGTGAGCCAGTGGCCCAACctctaagcctcagtgtcctcaaccTGTGAAAAGGGGAAGATTGATAGGACAGCCAGAAGGGCCTCCTAACAAACTTCACTGAAAtgttgaaggagagagaacagataACTTACCCTCAAAGCtcctgggaggcaggaggtgTGAATATTCCACAAAGCAGCTTCTACACACATGGGAGCCTGTTGCTGGGTTCCAGAGAGGACAGGGGTTGGAGGCTTCCTGATACTCTGTGTCCTCAGGAATCCAGGAGACCTCTTGTTCTACCTGTTCCTGTCCCCAGCTGAGTTCTGGGTTAAAGGTTCTTAAGGGAGATCTGGGGTCCAGTGGGCTCCAAGTCCagcctgggggagaggagagttGAAGAGCCCATTAAAAGTTGAAAAGTATTCCtgggggcgtttgggtggcttagtaggttaagtgtcctacttcgcctcaggtcatgatatcaggtcCTTGAGTTTGACCCTCacttcagctctgtgctgacagctcagagcccggatcctgcttcagattgtgtctccctctctgcccctcccatgctcacgctctgtctccctctctaaaaaataaacattaattaaaaatgaaaagtattccTGATACATTACTGACTTTTTGAAAGATGAAGCAAATTAgtttgatgtttttttcttttgcttataaaAAAGTAATACAGCAATTGTAATTAAGAGCCTAATTTcatggcctcagttttctcatgagGATAAAAGGGTCTCCCCCACTGAGTTCTGAAAATCATGAGATAAAAGtgttcagcacagtgcctggcacactgtaagtcctaataaataagcttttataaCAGTATCAGACATGGGGAAAATTCtggaagaaaaggcatccaaaatgtAACCTCTCTGGGTAGTCGATTTGGGATAATTTTACTacattcccccccacacacacaacaaatgatgtaaatattttaaaacatttaagttttagaatattttaaaaacaatgtattttaaaatattaagtatattttaaaaataattaaaaggcatCACCCATCTGACATTACAACTTCCCTCTAACGTTCAACTTTGCCAAACACTTTGacttctctctccagctctctgttATTCTTCACTACATGAActaaacacctactgtgtgcctggtacTGCTTAATGCAGGGGACACAACTGAGTTTTCCATCTGGGCCCTGCCCAGAAGAACATCCAGGTCGCAACGGCCCCACTGAAGCAGCCGCCTCCCTCACCTGCCTCTTCACTTTGGTC
This genomic stretch from Lynx canadensis isolate LIC74 chromosome D1, mLynCan4.pri.v2, whole genome shotgun sequence harbors:
- the CD1H11orf98 gene encoding uncharacterized protein C11orf98 homolog gives rise to the protein MGAPGGKINRPRTELKKKLFKRRRVLNRERRLKHRVVGAVIDEGLITRHHLKKRASSARANITLSGKKRRKLLQQIRLAQKEKAAMEVEAPTRQARTSELQPKRQKKTKAPQDVDMEDLEDKS
- the CSKMT gene encoding citrate synthase-lysine N-methyltransferase CSKMT, mitochondrial isoform X1, with amino-acid sequence MAALRATLHVATLAAGARRALLGREGSLAGNCLAHRRLWDKLHSGPRVGSVPTFDWFFGYEEAQGFLLPLLQEARAAYPLRVLDVGCGTSSLCTGLYTKCPIPVDVLGVDFSPVAVAHMNSLLEGGQDQIPLYPGHPASRLQFIQADAQNLEPVAPSGSFQLVLDKGTWDAVARGGLPGAYQLLSECLRVLSPRGTLIQFSDEDPDVRLPCLEQGSQGWTVTVQELGPFRGIPYFAYLVQISH
- the CSKMT gene encoding citrate synthase-lysine N-methyltransferase CSKMT, mitochondrial isoform X2; translation: MAALRATLHVATLAAGARRALLGSLAGNCLAHRRLWDKLHSGPRVGSVPTFDWFFGYEEAQGFLLPLLQEARAAYPLRVLDVGCGTSSLCTGLYTKCPIPVDVLGVDFSPVAVAHMNSLLEGGQDQIPLYPGHPASRLQFIQADAQNLEPVAPSGSFQLVLDKGTWDAVARGGLPGAYQLLSECLRVLSPRGTLIQFSDEDPDVRLPCLEQGSQGWTVTVQELGPFRGIPYFAYLVQISH